GAGGCCTTTGTAAGGACTGAGAGTCTCGTGGATTGCAAATTCCCCTCGGAGGAGCCTTTGCTGTATCACACACCAGCGAGAGAGATATTAGTGGACAAGTTAATTtgtctttaaaatatatatatatatatatatggttgaaCGCATGCAAGCCTGTGAATTGCATTGTTTTGAAGCATACATACCTGGTGGATTTCTGATAATTTTGAGAAGAGTTCAGGAGGAATGAACCAATCAAATAAGCTCAAATTCTCCTTGATCCTAGATTCATTTACACTCTTTGGAAGGACACTGTGGCCGCTCTGGAGACCCCAACGCAGAGATACTTGGGCTGGCGACTTGTTAAGCTTTTCAGCAATTTCAATCAATATTGGTTCCTTCAAGACTTCCCCCTTTACCCATGACCCTGGAGATCCCAGAGGAGAATAAGCCTAGAAAGAGAAATTGCATTAGTGACATAAAGAAACAAGTCTTAGCCTGTACAATTTCCCAAAAAATCAAAGTGGTTGAATATAGTTTACGAAAGTACACCGTGAGATGAATGCCAGTTGATTTGCAGAAGTTGTGAAGTGCAGGCTGCTGCCAGACAGGGTGGCATTCCACTTGAACGACTGCAGGTGGAACTTTTGCATGTGTGAGCAAGTCCTGCAGCTTCTTTGTTGAGAAGTTGCTCACTCCAATCGCGCGTGCTTGACCGGATGCATAAAGACCCTCCATTGCATTCCATGTCTCTGGAAGACATAAGGGAGCCATGACTTCAGGGGCGAACCCTTGTGAGCCTGGCTTTGTTCTAATTGGCCAATGTATCTGTAGCATATAAATTCAACAGCCATTTCAATTAGTTTATCATTGCACTTCTAGTTTATAATTTCTGTAGGACAAGACATACAAAAATCTGAGATTGTGAAAGTACTAGAGGCATACAAGATATAGATCAATGTATTCCAGTTGTAGATCTGCCAAACTCTTGCTCAAAGCCTTTGAGACGTCTTCTGGAGCATGAGAACTACACCTGCAGATATTGTAGTTCAGAGTCAGAAGAGGTAACAAGAATCTTTAACACATTGAAAGGCCATAATGGGTTCCAAGCAAATCACTCAAGCTGAACTAATCTGTATAttctgaataaaaaaaaatcagcattaTAGATCAAATTGAAAACAAGCATGAGGTGGAACAGATACCATAGCTTAGATGTGATAAACAACTCACTACGCTGCACTACCCCTGAGGAAAATAGTTCCTTCAGTGCCACTCCTACCTGCATCACAGcaaatataactcaaaaaacttaaatatacaCAAAATTTTGCACAACAAGCACATGGAGATCAAAGAAAGCTGATGAAATTGATAGTGGCTGGTGGGTTGTACATAAAGTGGTCGGATGTAAAATTAGAAAGCAAAGTATACCTCTTTCTCATTGTCATAGACACTAGCACAGTCAATATGCCTATAACCAGCCTGCACAATTGGAAAACAATTTCTGGgcaaattaaaataaaccatacaattttttttttttttttttttttgggcataatggtttgaaaagaaagaaccatttcaagaaaatattgcaaaaaGAGAACCTTGACTGCGGCAATGACAGCTTGACCTACAACACCTGGAGGAGCTTTCCATGTTCCAAGACCAACAGAGGGGATCTTAGCTCCAGTATtaagatcaaaataaaaaggtCCATGTCTAGCTTCCTGATTCATTTCTTCTCCCTGATAATTAAAGAACAAATtcaacttcaaaaagaaaaaacaaaaataaaaacaaaattcattaaaaataaagaaaatgaacgtcatcaacaacaacaacacaggTAACATGTACTTTCAAGTGCAGTTAATTCAGCAATATTTTTGGAGCCAAATGCACCTGGCCAGGCCCAACTTTTTCTAAGAAATGTATGGATAATGTTTTAGTCTAGACCTTCAAGGCATACAAGTAGGTATTTTCTTCTTGGAAATCCTTGTTCCTGGGCACTTCTTCAAGATTGGAAAAACTCCAAAAAGCATTGAATGCGTCATTATCCTAATCTACATGTACATTTTAGTTAAAAAAGCCCATCAACTAATCTTAGTACTCAATAATTGATACTATTAGAAAATCCATTCACATCCCAAATTTGATTAtctaaatatgttaaaaaatattatggaaattacacaaaataataattagatgtaatttaattttttaaaaattacaatatgtGTCATTTTGTTATTCATGGAACTATTGCAACTTATTAATTTCCGCATTTTGTTACAAAGGCAACactaacttttatttatttatttgtgagatttatatcaaattttttaattacatttcGTTAttgctaataaaaaatttatccaaTATCCTTTTTTAGacttaattagttttttttttttttagttcttcatatccaaatacatattttatggtagaaatttataataaataaatatttacaaataaaacaaaagctatctacaacaataacaacaaaatcttaGGTACAAATTTCTTTCGGGCTGCTATGGATCCTCAAGTCaactatatatattcttaaaagaaacgctatttataatatgaaattataataactagaataaaacatattttcaagtgaaaaacaattgaacttaattttgaaacttcacttAAAAATAGAAGTATGAAGTATCTAACGATCTCAACtttgcataaataaataaaaattcattacaTTATTCAATGAGTTAACACTAACAAATTCAAGATTAGTCAAATATCAAGGTCATGCATGAAATTTAATAGAAGGagataaatattaatattaaaaaaatttacttatttaattttccaaatagtGGATGATATAAATTAAAGTTGAGCTTTAAGCATAAtacaaatacttttttatttcctaaGCGCAAAGTACAAATACTTTATTTTTagactaaaatgcaaaactgaccttCTAACTTtcttcagatttcatttcagtcctctaactttattttcattcatttcagtcctctaaatttcagatttattcaattaaggcatttccgttaacttttattaaaaattttgaaaaaaaaaatctggaaaatatttttcaatcattaattgaattttttaaatttaaaaaatttgaagaaaaaattataaaattgaaaaattaaccataacatataacaaaagttgatgaaaaagccttaattgaataaaattgaaagttagaaggCTAAAATGAGATCTGAAGAAATTTAGAATGTCAGTTTTGCTTtttaccattatttttattaacataGTACAAATCCCtaattatctattaaaaaaaagtacaaatacCTATTGTACACACTacagttagtttttttttttttttttttttttttttttttttttttttttttctagaactCTGAACCATAAAGTCAACTATAATCTAT
The DNA window shown above is from Quercus lobata isolate SW786 chromosome 7, ValleyOak3.0 Primary Assembly, whole genome shotgun sequence and carries:
- the LOC115953399 gene encoding NADPH-dependent aldo-keto reductase, chloroplastic-like, encoding MNQEARHGPFYFDLNTGAKIPSVGLGTWKAPPGVVGQAVIAAVKAGYRHIDCASVYDNEKEVGVALKELFSSGVVQRSELFITSKLWCSSHAPEDVSKALSKSLADLQLEYIDLYLIHWPIRTKPGSQGFAPEVMAPLCLPETWNAMEGLYASGQARAIGVSNFSTKKLQDLLTHAKVPPAVVQVECHPVWQQPALHNFCKSTGIHLTAYSPLGSPGSWVKGEVLKEPILIEIAEKLNKSPAQVSLRWGLQSGHSVLPKSVNESRIKENLSLFDWFIPPELFSKLSEIHQQRLLRGEFAIHETLSPYKGLQELWDGEI